From a region of the Hippopotamus amphibius kiboko isolate mHipAmp2 chromosome 3, mHipAmp2.hap2, whole genome shotgun sequence genome:
- the CNGA1 gene encoding cGMP-gated cation channel alpha-1 isoform X4, which yields MKTYTADLSSSHIKESNPDIKLTMKKIIINTWHSFVNMRNVIVPDTEKEIRRMENGTCSSFSDDDDSASTFDESEGENPHARDSFRSNTHRRGQPSQREQCLPGAIALSNINNSSNKEQEPKEKKKKKKEKKSKPDDKNENKKDSEKKKKKEKDKDKKKKEEKGKDKKEEEKKEVAVIDPSGNIYYNWLFCITLPVMYNWTMIIARACFDELQSDYLEYWLIFDYLSDLVYLLDMFVRTRTGSMISNMNAARAEFQARIDAIKQYMHFRNVSKDMEKRVIKWFDYLWTNKKTVDEREVLKYLPDKLRAEIAISVHLDTLKKVRIFADCEAGLLVELVLKLQPQVYSPGDYICKKGDIGREMYIIKEGKLAVVADDGITQFVVLSDGSYFGEISILNIKGSKAGNRRTANIKSIGYSDLFCLSKDDLMEALTEYPDAKCMLEEKGKQILMKDGLLDINIANAGSDPKDLEEKVTRMEGSVDLLQTRFARILAEYESMQQKLKQRLTKVERFLKPLIDTEFSAIEGSGAESGPTDST from the exons ataTTAAACTAACCATGAAGAAAATTATTATCAATACATGGCACTCTTTTGTAAACATGCGCAATGTGATTGTACCAGAtactgaaaaggaaataagaaggaTGGAAAATGGAACATGCAG CTCCTTTTCTGATGACGATGACAGTGCCTCTACATTTGATGAATCAGAGGGTGAAAACCCCCATGCAAGGGATTCCTTTAGAAGTAATACACACAGAAGGGGACAGCCATCCCAGAG GGAGCAGTGCCTGCCTGGAGCCATTGCACTTTCCAATATTAACAACAGCAGCAATAAGGAGCA agaaccaaaagaaaaaaagaaaaagaaaaaagaaaagaagag CAAGCcagatgataaaaatgaaaataaaaaggactcagagaagaaaaagaagaaagaaaaggacaaagataagaaaaagaaagaggagaaaggcaaaGATAAGAAAGAGGA GGAGAAGAAGGAAGTTGCGGTTATTGATCCCTCTGGAAACATATATTACAACTGGCTGTTTTGCATCACCTTACCTGTCATGTACAACTGGACCATGATTATTGCAAG GGCATGTTTTGATGAACTTCAGTCTGATTACCTAGAATATTGGCTCATTTTTGATTACTTATCAGATTTAGTCTATCTTCTTGATATGTTTGTACGAACAAGGACAG GTTCTATGATTTCCAACATGAATGCAGCCAGAGCAGAATTTCAAGCAAGAATTGATGCGATCAAGCAATACATGCATTTTCGGAATGTaagcaaagatatggaaaaaagaGTTATTAAATGGTTTGACTATCTGTGGACCAACAAGAAAACAGTGGATGAGAGAGAAGTCTTGAAGTATCTACCTGATAAACTAAGAGCAGAGATTGCCATCAGCGTTCACTTAGACACATTGAAAAAGGTGCGCATTTTTGCAGACTGTGAAGCTGGTCTGTTGGTGGAGTTGGTCTTGAAATTACAACCCCAAGTCTACAGTCCTGGAGATTACATTTGCAAGAAAGGAGATATTGGACGAGAGATGTACATCATCAAGGAAGGCAAACTCGCTGTGGTGGCGGATGATGGAatcactcagtttgtggtattgAGTGACGGCAGCTACTTTGGTGAGATCAGCATCCTTAACATTAAAGGCAGCAAAGCTGGCAATCGAAGAACAGCCAACATTAAAAGTATTGGCTACTCAGATCTGTTCTGTCTCTCAAAAGATGACCTCATGGAAGCTCTAACAGAGTACCCAGATGCCAAATGTATGCtagaagagaaagggaagcaaATCTTGATGAAAGATGGTCTATTGGACATAAACATTGCAAATGCTGGAAGTGATCCTAAAGATCTCGAAGAGAAGGTCACCCGAATGGAGGGGTCAGTAGACCTCCTGCAAACAAGGTTTGCTCGGATCCTGGCTGAGTATGAGTCAATGCAGCAGAAACTGAAGCAGAGACTAACCAAGGTTGAGCGATTTCTGAAACCACTTATTGACACAGAATTTTCAGCTATTGAAGGATCTGGAGCTGAAAGTGGGCCCACAGACTCTACATAG
- the CNGA1 gene encoding cGMP-gated cation channel alpha-1 isoform X2, which produces MESGCYNIKLTMKKIIINTWHSFVNMRNVIVPDTEKEIRRMENGTCSSFSDDDDSASTFDESEGENPHARDSFRSNTHRRGQPSQREQCLPGAIALSNINNSSNKEQEPKEKKKKKKEKKSKPDDKNENKKDSEKKKKKEKDKDKKKKEEKGKDKKEEEKKEVAVIDPSGNIYYNWLFCITLPVMYNWTMIIARACFDELQSDYLEYWLIFDYLSDLVYLLDMFVRTRTGYLEQGLLVKEELKLIDKYKSNFQFKLDVLSVIPTDLLYFKLGWNYPEIRLNRLLRISRMFEFFQRTETRTNYPNIFRISNLVMYIVIIIHWNACVYFSISKAVGFGNDTWVYPDVNDPEFGRLARKYVYSLYWSTLTLTTIGETPPPVRDSEYVFVVADFLIGVLIFATIVGNIGSMISNMNAARAEFQARIDAIKQYMHFRNVSKDMEKRVIKWFDYLWTNKKTVDEREVLKYLPDKLRAEIAISVHLDTLKKVRIFADCEAGLLVELVLKLQPQVYSPGDYICKKGDIGREMYIIKEGKLAVVADDGITQFVVLSDGSYFGEISILNIKGSKAGNRRTANIKSIGYSDLFCLSKDDLMEALTEYPDAKCMLEEKGKQILMKDGLLDINIANAGSDPKDLEEKVTRMEGSVDLLQTRFARILAEYESMQQKLKQRLTKVERFLKPLIDTEFSAIEGSGAESGPTDST; this is translated from the exons ataTTAAACTAACCATGAAGAAAATTATTATCAATACATGGCACTCTTTTGTAAACATGCGCAATGTGATTGTACCAGAtactgaaaaggaaataagaaggaTGGAAAATGGAACATGCAG CTCCTTTTCTGATGACGATGACAGTGCCTCTACATTTGATGAATCAGAGGGTGAAAACCCCCATGCAAGGGATTCCTTTAGAAGTAATACACACAGAAGGGGACAGCCATCCCAGAG GGAGCAGTGCCTGCCTGGAGCCATTGCACTTTCCAATATTAACAACAGCAGCAATAAGGAGCA agaaccaaaagaaaaaaagaaaaagaaaaaagaaaagaagag CAAGCcagatgataaaaatgaaaataaaaaggactcagagaagaaaaagaagaaagaaaaggacaaagataagaaaaagaaagaggagaaaggcaaaGATAAGAAAGAGGA GGAGAAGAAGGAAGTTGCGGTTATTGATCCCTCTGGAAACATATATTACAACTGGCTGTTTTGCATCACCTTACCTGTCATGTACAACTGGACCATGATTATTGCAAG GGCATGTTTTGATGAACTTCAGTCTGATTACCTAGAATATTGGCTCATTTTTGATTACTTATCAGATTTAGTCTATCTTCTTGATATGTTTGTACGAACAAGGACAG GATACCTAGAACAAGGACTGCTGGTGAAGGAAGAGCTTAAGCTCATAGACAAATATAAATCAAACTTTCAGTTTAAACTTGATGTTCTATCAGTGATACCGACTGACCTGCTGTATTTTAAGCTGGGCTGGAACTATCCAGAAATTAGATTAAACAGACTGTTAAGGATCTCTCGAATGTTTGAGTTcttccagagaacagaaacaaggacAAACTACCCAAACATCTTCAGGATTTCTAACCTTGTTATGTATATCGTTATCATTATCCATTGGAATGCGTGTGTGTACTTCTCTATTTCCAAAGCTGTTGGATTTGGAAATGATACATGGGTCTATCCTGATGTTAACGATCCTGAGTTTGGCCGTTTGGCTAGAAAGTACGTATACAGCCTTTATTGGTCTACACTGACTTTGACCACCATTGGTGAAACACCACCTCCTGTGAGGGATTCTGAGTATGTCTTTGTGGTAGCTGATTTCCTAATTGGAGTGTTAATTTTTGCTACTATTGTTGGTAACATAGGTTCTATGATTTCCAACATGAATGCAGCCAGAGCAGAATTTCAAGCAAGAATTGATGCGATCAAGCAATACATGCATTTTCGGAATGTaagcaaagatatggaaaaaagaGTTATTAAATGGTTTGACTATCTGTGGACCAACAAGAAAACAGTGGATGAGAGAGAAGTCTTGAAGTATCTACCTGATAAACTAAGAGCAGAGATTGCCATCAGCGTTCACTTAGACACATTGAAAAAGGTGCGCATTTTTGCAGACTGTGAAGCTGGTCTGTTGGTGGAGTTGGTCTTGAAATTACAACCCCAAGTCTACAGTCCTGGAGATTACATTTGCAAGAAAGGAGATATTGGACGAGAGATGTACATCATCAAGGAAGGCAAACTCGCTGTGGTGGCGGATGATGGAatcactcagtttgtggtattgAGTGACGGCAGCTACTTTGGTGAGATCAGCATCCTTAACATTAAAGGCAGCAAAGCTGGCAATCGAAGAACAGCCAACATTAAAAGTATTGGCTACTCAGATCTGTTCTGTCTCTCAAAAGATGACCTCATGGAAGCTCTAACAGAGTACCCAGATGCCAAATGTATGCtagaagagaaagggaagcaaATCTTGATGAAAGATGGTCTATTGGACATAAACATTGCAAATGCTGGAAGTGATCCTAAAGATCTCGAAGAGAAGGTCACCCGAATGGAGGGGTCAGTAGACCTCCTGCAAACAAGGTTTGCTCGGATCCTGGCTGAGTATGAGTCAATGCAGCAGAAACTGAAGCAGAGACTAACCAAGGTTGAGCGATTTCTGAAACCACTTATTGACACAGAATTTTCAGCTATTGAAGGATCTGGAGCTGAAAGTGGGCCCACAGACTCTACATAG
- the CNGA1 gene encoding cGMP-gated cation channel alpha-1 isoform X1, whose translation MKTYTADLSSSHIKESNPDIKLTMKKIIINTWHSFVNMRNVIVPDTEKEIRRMENGTCSSFSDDDDSASTFDESEGENPHARDSFRSNTHRRGQPSQREQCLPGAIALSNINNSSNKEQEPKEKKKKKKEKKSKPDDKNENKKDSEKKKKKEKDKDKKKKEEKGKDKKEEEKKEVAVIDPSGNIYYNWLFCITLPVMYNWTMIIARACFDELQSDYLEYWLIFDYLSDLVYLLDMFVRTRTGYLEQGLLVKEELKLIDKYKSNFQFKLDVLSVIPTDLLYFKLGWNYPEIRLNRLLRISRMFEFFQRTETRTNYPNIFRISNLVMYIVIIIHWNACVYFSISKAVGFGNDTWVYPDVNDPEFGRLARKYVYSLYWSTLTLTTIGETPPPVRDSEYVFVVADFLIGVLIFATIVGNIGSMISNMNAARAEFQARIDAIKQYMHFRNVSKDMEKRVIKWFDYLWTNKKTVDEREVLKYLPDKLRAEIAISVHLDTLKKVRIFADCEAGLLVELVLKLQPQVYSPGDYICKKGDIGREMYIIKEGKLAVVADDGITQFVVLSDGSYFGEISILNIKGSKAGNRRTANIKSIGYSDLFCLSKDDLMEALTEYPDAKCMLEEKGKQILMKDGLLDINIANAGSDPKDLEEKVTRMEGSVDLLQTRFARILAEYESMQQKLKQRLTKVERFLKPLIDTEFSAIEGSGAESGPTDST comes from the exons ataTTAAACTAACCATGAAGAAAATTATTATCAATACATGGCACTCTTTTGTAAACATGCGCAATGTGATTGTACCAGAtactgaaaaggaaataagaaggaTGGAAAATGGAACATGCAG CTCCTTTTCTGATGACGATGACAGTGCCTCTACATTTGATGAATCAGAGGGTGAAAACCCCCATGCAAGGGATTCCTTTAGAAGTAATACACACAGAAGGGGACAGCCATCCCAGAG GGAGCAGTGCCTGCCTGGAGCCATTGCACTTTCCAATATTAACAACAGCAGCAATAAGGAGCA agaaccaaaagaaaaaaagaaaaagaaaaaagaaaagaagag CAAGCcagatgataaaaatgaaaataaaaaggactcagagaagaaaaagaagaaagaaaaggacaaagataagaaaaagaaagaggagaaaggcaaaGATAAGAAAGAGGA GGAGAAGAAGGAAGTTGCGGTTATTGATCCCTCTGGAAACATATATTACAACTGGCTGTTTTGCATCACCTTACCTGTCATGTACAACTGGACCATGATTATTGCAAG GGCATGTTTTGATGAACTTCAGTCTGATTACCTAGAATATTGGCTCATTTTTGATTACTTATCAGATTTAGTCTATCTTCTTGATATGTTTGTACGAACAAGGACAG GATACCTAGAACAAGGACTGCTGGTGAAGGAAGAGCTTAAGCTCATAGACAAATATAAATCAAACTTTCAGTTTAAACTTGATGTTCTATCAGTGATACCGACTGACCTGCTGTATTTTAAGCTGGGCTGGAACTATCCAGAAATTAGATTAAACAGACTGTTAAGGATCTCTCGAATGTTTGAGTTcttccagagaacagaaacaaggacAAACTACCCAAACATCTTCAGGATTTCTAACCTTGTTATGTATATCGTTATCATTATCCATTGGAATGCGTGTGTGTACTTCTCTATTTCCAAAGCTGTTGGATTTGGAAATGATACATGGGTCTATCCTGATGTTAACGATCCTGAGTTTGGCCGTTTGGCTAGAAAGTACGTATACAGCCTTTATTGGTCTACACTGACTTTGACCACCATTGGTGAAACACCACCTCCTGTGAGGGATTCTGAGTATGTCTTTGTGGTAGCTGATTTCCTAATTGGAGTGTTAATTTTTGCTACTATTGTTGGTAACATAGGTTCTATGATTTCCAACATGAATGCAGCCAGAGCAGAATTTCAAGCAAGAATTGATGCGATCAAGCAATACATGCATTTTCGGAATGTaagcaaagatatggaaaaaagaGTTATTAAATGGTTTGACTATCTGTGGACCAACAAGAAAACAGTGGATGAGAGAGAAGTCTTGAAGTATCTACCTGATAAACTAAGAGCAGAGATTGCCATCAGCGTTCACTTAGACACATTGAAAAAGGTGCGCATTTTTGCAGACTGTGAAGCTGGTCTGTTGGTGGAGTTGGTCTTGAAATTACAACCCCAAGTCTACAGTCCTGGAGATTACATTTGCAAGAAAGGAGATATTGGACGAGAGATGTACATCATCAAGGAAGGCAAACTCGCTGTGGTGGCGGATGATGGAatcactcagtttgtggtattgAGTGACGGCAGCTACTTTGGTGAGATCAGCATCCTTAACATTAAAGGCAGCAAAGCTGGCAATCGAAGAACAGCCAACATTAAAAGTATTGGCTACTCAGATCTGTTCTGTCTCTCAAAAGATGACCTCATGGAAGCTCTAACAGAGTACCCAGATGCCAAATGTATGCtagaagagaaagggaagcaaATCTTGATGAAAGATGGTCTATTGGACATAAACATTGCAAATGCTGGAAGTGATCCTAAAGATCTCGAAGAGAAGGTCACCCGAATGGAGGGGTCAGTAGACCTCCTGCAAACAAGGTTTGCTCGGATCCTGGCTGAGTATGAGTCAATGCAGCAGAAACTGAAGCAGAGACTAACCAAGGTTGAGCGATTTCTGAAACCACTTATTGACACAGAATTTTCAGCTATTGAAGGATCTGGAGCTGAAAGTGGGCCCACAGACTCTACATAG
- the CNGA1 gene encoding cGMP-gated cation channel alpha-1 isoform X3, giving the protein MKKIIINTWHSFVNMRNVIVPDTEKEIRRMENGTCSSFSDDDDSASTFDESEGENPHARDSFRSNTHRRGQPSQREQCLPGAIALSNINNSSNKEQEPKEKKKKKKEKKSKPDDKNENKKDSEKKKKKEKDKDKKKKEEKGKDKKEEEKKEVAVIDPSGNIYYNWLFCITLPVMYNWTMIIARACFDELQSDYLEYWLIFDYLSDLVYLLDMFVRTRTGYLEQGLLVKEELKLIDKYKSNFQFKLDVLSVIPTDLLYFKLGWNYPEIRLNRLLRISRMFEFFQRTETRTNYPNIFRISNLVMYIVIIIHWNACVYFSISKAVGFGNDTWVYPDVNDPEFGRLARKYVYSLYWSTLTLTTIGETPPPVRDSEYVFVVADFLIGVLIFATIVGNIGSMISNMNAARAEFQARIDAIKQYMHFRNVSKDMEKRVIKWFDYLWTNKKTVDEREVLKYLPDKLRAEIAISVHLDTLKKVRIFADCEAGLLVELVLKLQPQVYSPGDYICKKGDIGREMYIIKEGKLAVVADDGITQFVVLSDGSYFGEISILNIKGSKAGNRRTANIKSIGYSDLFCLSKDDLMEALTEYPDAKCMLEEKGKQILMKDGLLDINIANAGSDPKDLEEKVTRMEGSVDLLQTRFARILAEYESMQQKLKQRLTKVERFLKPLIDTEFSAIEGSGAESGPTDST; this is encoded by the exons ATGAAGAAAATTATTATCAATACATGGCACTCTTTTGTAAACATGCGCAATGTGATTGTACCAGAtactgaaaaggaaataagaaggaTGGAAAATGGAACATGCAG CTCCTTTTCTGATGACGATGACAGTGCCTCTACATTTGATGAATCAGAGGGTGAAAACCCCCATGCAAGGGATTCCTTTAGAAGTAATACACACAGAAGGGGACAGCCATCCCAGAG GGAGCAGTGCCTGCCTGGAGCCATTGCACTTTCCAATATTAACAACAGCAGCAATAAGGAGCA agaaccaaaagaaaaaaagaaaaagaaaaaagaaaagaagag CAAGCcagatgataaaaatgaaaataaaaaggactcagagaagaaaaagaagaaagaaaaggacaaagataagaaaaagaaagaggagaaaggcaaaGATAAGAAAGAGGA GGAGAAGAAGGAAGTTGCGGTTATTGATCCCTCTGGAAACATATATTACAACTGGCTGTTTTGCATCACCTTACCTGTCATGTACAACTGGACCATGATTATTGCAAG GGCATGTTTTGATGAACTTCAGTCTGATTACCTAGAATATTGGCTCATTTTTGATTACTTATCAGATTTAGTCTATCTTCTTGATATGTTTGTACGAACAAGGACAG GATACCTAGAACAAGGACTGCTGGTGAAGGAAGAGCTTAAGCTCATAGACAAATATAAATCAAACTTTCAGTTTAAACTTGATGTTCTATCAGTGATACCGACTGACCTGCTGTATTTTAAGCTGGGCTGGAACTATCCAGAAATTAGATTAAACAGACTGTTAAGGATCTCTCGAATGTTTGAGTTcttccagagaacagaaacaaggacAAACTACCCAAACATCTTCAGGATTTCTAACCTTGTTATGTATATCGTTATCATTATCCATTGGAATGCGTGTGTGTACTTCTCTATTTCCAAAGCTGTTGGATTTGGAAATGATACATGGGTCTATCCTGATGTTAACGATCCTGAGTTTGGCCGTTTGGCTAGAAAGTACGTATACAGCCTTTATTGGTCTACACTGACTTTGACCACCATTGGTGAAACACCACCTCCTGTGAGGGATTCTGAGTATGTCTTTGTGGTAGCTGATTTCCTAATTGGAGTGTTAATTTTTGCTACTATTGTTGGTAACATAGGTTCTATGATTTCCAACATGAATGCAGCCAGAGCAGAATTTCAAGCAAGAATTGATGCGATCAAGCAATACATGCATTTTCGGAATGTaagcaaagatatggaaaaaagaGTTATTAAATGGTTTGACTATCTGTGGACCAACAAGAAAACAGTGGATGAGAGAGAAGTCTTGAAGTATCTACCTGATAAACTAAGAGCAGAGATTGCCATCAGCGTTCACTTAGACACATTGAAAAAGGTGCGCATTTTTGCAGACTGTGAAGCTGGTCTGTTGGTGGAGTTGGTCTTGAAATTACAACCCCAAGTCTACAGTCCTGGAGATTACATTTGCAAGAAAGGAGATATTGGACGAGAGATGTACATCATCAAGGAAGGCAAACTCGCTGTGGTGGCGGATGATGGAatcactcagtttgtggtattgAGTGACGGCAGCTACTTTGGTGAGATCAGCATCCTTAACATTAAAGGCAGCAAAGCTGGCAATCGAAGAACAGCCAACATTAAAAGTATTGGCTACTCAGATCTGTTCTGTCTCTCAAAAGATGACCTCATGGAAGCTCTAACAGAGTACCCAGATGCCAAATGTATGCtagaagagaaagggaagcaaATCTTGATGAAAGATGGTCTATTGGACATAAACATTGCAAATGCTGGAAGTGATCCTAAAGATCTCGAAGAGAAGGTCACCCGAATGGAGGGGTCAGTAGACCTCCTGCAAACAAGGTTTGCTCGGATCCTGGCTGAGTATGAGTCAATGCAGCAGAAACTGAAGCAGAGACTAACCAAGGTTGAGCGATTTCTGAAACCACTTATTGACACAGAATTTTCAGCTATTGAAGGATCTGGAGCTGAAAGTGGGCCCACAGACTCTACATAG